From Erwinia sp. HDF1-3R, one genomic window encodes:
- a CDS encoding YfcZ/YiiS family protein, producing MTHSINKCSANETAACCCVDVGTIMDNTDCTASWSQLYNDQQQAAAMLAQLTEKARSIESEPCVITSRYSEAPEGVRLDADFTFSCQAETMIFQLGLR from the coding sequence ATGACGCATTCCATTAATAAATGCAGCGCCAATGAAACCGCGGCCTGCTGTTGTGTTGACGTTGGCACTATCATGGATAACACCGACTGCACGGCAAGCTGGAGTCAGCTGTATAACGATCAACAGCAGGCCGCTGCTATGCTGGCCCAGCTGACGGAAAAAGCCCGCAGCATTGAATCCGAACCCTGTGTTATCACCAGCCGCTATAGCGAAGCGCCAGAGGGCGTGCGCCTGGACGCAGACTTTACCTTTAGCTGCCAGGCTGAAACCATGATCTTCCAGCTCGGCCTGCGTTAA
- the fadL gene encoding long-chain fatty acid transporter FadL, with translation MNHKSLFNKSSLAVAVAIISSNVSAAGFQLNEFSAIGLGRAYSGEGAMGDTAASASRNPATMALMDRPMFSVGAVFIDPDVSVDGNSPTGRSLNANNIAPTQWVPNIHYVQPLNDSWWLGASATSNYGLATEYNSDYTAGPYAGKTDLQTVNLNLSTAYRLNEHFSFGVGFDAVYARAKIERYAGETGSALGLPADTQIARLKGDEWGYGWNAGILYEVDKDNRFGFTYRSEVKVDFDGDYKSSVPGYLNPINQALNLGLPYGTNGNTIPGSLSLDLPEMWEVSGYHKVAPQWAVHYSLAYTSWSQFQQLKATGNGGQTLFYKDEGFKDAYRIALGTSYFYDENWTFRTGIAFDDSPVPADKRSISIPDQDRLWLSAGASYAFTQDASVDVGVSYMHGQHVTVEEGPYTFNSTGKAWLYGANFNYKF, from the coding sequence ATGAACCATAAATCCCTGTTTAATAAGTCTTCTCTTGCGGTGGCAGTCGCAATTATCTCGTCAAATGTTTCAGCAGCCGGCTTTCAGCTTAACGAGTTTTCCGCTATTGGTCTGGGACGCGCCTATTCTGGTGAAGGCGCAATGGGGGATACCGCCGCCTCTGCCAGCCGTAACCCCGCCACAATGGCGCTGATGGATCGGCCCATGTTTTCCGTCGGTGCGGTATTTATTGACCCTGATGTCTCGGTTGACGGTAATAGCCCCACGGGCCGCAGCCTGAATGCCAATAATATTGCCCCCACCCAGTGGGTGCCGAATATTCATTATGTTCAGCCGCTCAACGATAGCTGGTGGCTCGGCGCCTCCGCCACCTCCAATTATGGTCTGGCAACGGAATATAATAGCGATTACACGGCAGGCCCTTACGCCGGTAAAACCGATTTACAGACCGTTAATCTTAATTTAAGCACGGCTTATCGTCTGAATGAACATTTCAGCTTCGGCGTGGGCTTCGATGCCGTTTATGCCCGTGCCAAAATTGAGCGCTATGCGGGTGAAACCGGTTCAGCGCTTGGACTCCCTGCGGATACGCAGATCGCCCGCTTAAAAGGGGATGAGTGGGGCTATGGCTGGAACGCAGGCATTCTTTATGAAGTGGATAAGGATAACCGCTTTGGCTTTACCTATCGTTCTGAAGTGAAAGTCGATTTTGATGGCGACTACAAGAGCAGCGTGCCGGGCTATCTCAATCCCATTAACCAGGCGCTGAATCTCGGCCTGCCTTACGGCACCAACGGCAATACCATTCCCGGCTCGCTGAGCCTGGATTTGCCGGAAATGTGGGAAGTCTCCGGCTATCATAAAGTCGCCCCACAATGGGCCGTCCACTACAGTCTGGCTTATACCAGCTGGAGCCAGTTCCAGCAGTTGAAAGCGACCGGCAACGGCGGCCAAACGCTGTTCTATAAAGATGAAGGTTTCAAAGATGCTTACCGTATCGCGCTGGGCACCTCCTACTTCTACGACGAGAACTGGACGTTCCGCACCGGTATTGCCTTTGATGACAGCCCGGTTCCTGCCGATAAGCGTTCAATCTCCATTCCCGATCAGGATCGCCTGTGGCTGAGCGCGGGTGCCTCCTACGCCTTCACGCAGGATGCCTCTGTCGACGTTGGCGTCTCCTATATGCATGGCCAGCACGTCACGGTTGAAGAAGGGCCTTACACCTTCAACTCTACCGGCAAAGCCTGGCTGTACGGCGCAAACTTTAACTACAAGTTCTGA
- the mlaA gene encoding phospholipid-binding lipoprotein MlaA, protein MSYRVTGIALASVLLIGCASSQTADEPQGRSDPLEGFNRSMFNFNYNVLDPYVVRPVAVAWRDYVPIPARTGLSNFLGNLSEPSTMVNYFVEGKPYKAMIHFNRFFLNTVLGLGGFIDVAGMANPKLAKEEPRRFGSTLGNYGVGYGPYVEVPGYGSFTPREDAGGLVDDLYAPLSWLTWWLSAGKWALEGVETRAQLLDSDAILRNSNDPYAFVRAAYFQRHDFLASDGKLIPQENPNASAIQGDLNDIDAN, encoded by the coding sequence ATGAGCTACCGTGTGACGGGTATCGCGCTGGCGAGCGTACTGCTGATAGGGTGCGCCAGCTCCCAGACGGCGGATGAGCCGCAGGGACGATCCGATCCGCTGGAAGGGTTTAACCGGTCAATGTTTAACTTTAACTATAACGTTCTGGACCCTTATGTGGTGCGCCCCGTTGCCGTTGCGTGGCGTGATTACGTGCCGATCCCAGCACGTACCGGTCTGAGCAACTTCCTCGGCAACCTCAGTGAACCTTCCACGATGGTGAACTATTTTGTTGAGGGTAAGCCCTATAAAGCGATGATCCACTTCAACCGCTTCTTCCTGAATACCGTGCTGGGGCTGGGTGGATTTATCGACGTCGCGGGGATGGCTAATCCCAAACTTGCTAAGGAAGAGCCGCGCCGTTTCGGCAGCACGCTGGGTAACTATGGTGTGGGCTACGGGCCATACGTGGAAGTCCCCGGTTACGGCAGCTTCACTCCGCGTGAAGACGCCGGTGGACTGGTGGATGATCTCTACGCACCGCTTAGCTGGCTGACCTGGTGGTTGTCAGCAGGGAAGTGGGCGCTGGAAGGGGTAGAAACCCGAGCTCAGCTGCTGGACTCCGATGCGATCCTGCGCAACTCTAACGATCCTTACGCCTTCGTGCGCGCAGCATATTTCCAGCGCCACGATTTCCTGGCCAGCGACGGTAAGCTGATCCCGCAGGAAAATCCGAACGCCTCGGCGATTCAGGGCGATCTCAACGATATCGACGCTAACTAA
- the ccmI gene encoding c-type cytochrome biogenesis protein CcmI, giving the protein MSAFLLTLLVLLIAACGLVLIAGGRRHPPLAAERDALNTRFYRQRLRELEEDEAQGVVGERAEMIRELQQTLLLDIPEDEQIHARTLSRWVLLPGILLLIVVTLGFYFKTGGFAQVMSWQQAQLDLPALRAQVMDPNAEPLSMDQLARLGLGIRTSLQSDPRNVNDWLMLGRIGMVLNNAATATQAFQHAMQLAPDNPEVKLSYADVLTRSQDPQNLRQAAQMLSEMAKQDGTNLRILSLLAFNAFARQDYDQAIAEWQKMLQLLPADDKRSDTIRRSIEQARTDAGRQTSRLALNVTLAPEAEKMLPEGGVLYISVSDGVSPVPVAVKKMPLSHFPLTLTLDDSNAMMPERLLSAQHQVLVRVRISRDGSANPQAGDWFGTSAVTPFDGHQQLSIAIGRQQK; this is encoded by the coding sequence ATGAGTGCATTCTTACTAACCCTGCTGGTGCTGCTAATCGCGGCCTGCGGCCTGGTGCTGATTGCTGGTGGACGCAGGCATCCACCCCTGGCGGCGGAGCGCGATGCGCTAAATACGCGTTTTTACCGCCAGCGCCTGCGGGAGCTGGAAGAGGATGAAGCCCAGGGCGTGGTGGGTGAACGCGCGGAGATGATCCGTGAGCTGCAGCAAACGCTGCTGCTGGATATACCTGAGGATGAGCAGATCCACGCGCGCACCCTGAGCCGCTGGGTGCTGCTGCCTGGGATCCTGTTATTAATTGTCGTGACTCTGGGCTTTTATTTTAAAACCGGCGGCTTTGCCCAGGTGATGTCATGGCAGCAGGCACAGCTCGACCTGCCTGCGCTACGCGCCCAGGTGATGGATCCTAACGCCGAGCCTCTGAGTATGGACCAGCTGGCGCGGCTCGGGCTGGGGATCCGCACCTCACTGCAGAGCGATCCCAGGAACGTGAATGACTGGCTGATGCTGGGGCGTATTGGCATGGTGCTGAATAACGCGGCTACGGCGACACAGGCTTTCCAGCATGCGATGCAGCTTGCGCCGGATAACCCCGAGGTCAAACTGAGCTATGCTGATGTCCTGACGCGGTCGCAGGATCCGCAGAATCTCCGCCAGGCGGCGCAGATGCTGAGTGAAATGGCTAAGCAGGACGGGACGAATCTGCGGATTCTCAGTCTGTTAGCATTTAATGCTTTTGCCCGACAGGATTACGACCAGGCCATAGCAGAATGGCAAAAGATGTTACAATTGTTACCGGCTGACGATAAACGGTCGGACACAATACGGCGCAGCATTGAGCAGGCCCGCACCGATGCGGGCAGGCAGACAAGCCGACTGGCGCTCAACGTCACCCTGGCGCCGGAGGCAGAAAAAATGTTACCGGAAGGCGGAGTGTTGTATATTTCCGTTTCCGATGGTGTTTCTCCCGTCCCCGTGGCGGTAAAAAAAATGCCGTTAAGCCATTTTCCACTTACGCTGACGCTGGACGACAGCAATGCCATGATGCCGGAACGCCTGCTTTCCGCGCAGCATCAGGTTCTGGTTCGGGTGCGTATCTCACGCGATGGCAGTGCCAACCCACAGGCCGGAGACTGGTTCGGTACCAGCGCAGTAACGCCGTTTGACGGGCATCAGCAGCTGTCGATTGCGATTGGTCGGCAGCAGAAGTAA
- a CDS encoding cytochrome c-type biogenesis protein, producing the protein MKRVLLIVISLISLSALAGNIDTYQFASVAQEQQYRHLTESLRCPKCQNNSIADSNAMIAGDMRLKVYELLQAGQSPAQVRQYMVARYGNFVTYDPPVMPSTLILWAGPVLFVIIGALVIILRSRKRQLTAPPLDDAGQKRLDALLKNNGKQS; encoded by the coding sequence TAAGCCTGATTAGCCTGAGCGCGCTGGCCGGTAATATTGATACCTACCAATTCGCCTCGGTGGCACAGGAGCAGCAGTATCGCCATTTGACCGAATCGCTGCGCTGCCCGAAATGTCAGAACAACAGCATTGCCGACTCGAATGCAATGATCGCTGGCGATATGCGGCTGAAGGTTTACGAGCTGCTGCAGGCGGGGCAAAGCCCGGCGCAGGTCAGGCAGTATATGGTGGCGCGCTACGGCAACTTCGTGACCTACGACCCGCCGGTGATGCCGTCCACGCTGATCCTCTGGGCGGGCCCGGTGCTGTTTGTGATTATTGGCGCGCTGGTGATTATTCTGCGTAGCAGGAAGCGCCAGCTTACCGCCCCGCCACTGGATGATGCCGGGCAGAAGCGACTGGATGCGCTGTTGAAGAACAATGGGAAGCAATCATGA